Part of the Antechinus flavipes isolate AdamAnt ecotype Samford, QLD, Australia chromosome 2, AdamAnt_v2, whole genome shotgun sequence genome is shown below.
GCTGGGGCTCAGTAAGTAGTCAGGATTGGCAAATAATAGTTTTCACTTAGATAGCACTATCTATCCTGACTTGATTTAAATGGACTATCCTGATTTGATACCTATTTAGTATATTAGGCAAATgatatctgcattttacagatggggaaactaaggtctACTGACTTGCCCAAGTATTTCTGCTTGCTAAATAGTGATGGTTCCGGCGGCTTTCCTACCCTCAGGACTGGTGTTCTTGGTACTCTCACTCACACCCAGCATCATTAAACGGGTCTTCCAGTGCCTCTCTTTTAGACCACCACAGGTGGCCAGTACTCACCCCTTCCATTCTGGTTGGGCCTATACACACTGCCCACGCTGACCCGGCCTTGCTGGGCTCCCTGTCTGTCCCCCCCTAACGGGGGAGCTTCGGAGCTCCTGATGGGCAGGTAGGGTTCTGCTCTCGGGGCACTCCCATAGGGTTCCAGGACGCGGAATGGCGGCTGAGGCTCTACCACTCGGGGCGGGATGTAAGCTTCCGGGGGCACATTGGCGTAGGGTGATTGCCAGCCCAGGCGGGGATCGGTCACATAGCCCGGGCCTAAGGCCGGGGAGGAGCCCCCGTTCACCTGCGGGCTCTCAGGAGCAGCTGCCCCTTGGCCTGGCACCACCTGGCCTGGCACCACCTGGCCTGGCACCGAGTTGTAAGTGTCCTGGTAAGCCTGATCAAAGTTCGTGGTGCCTTCGTGATACAGGCTGTGAGAGTACCTCCTGTCCAGCCCGTCGGAAGGCTGGggttggggctggggctggggcacTGGCATGAGGGGCACTTCCTGAGCTGGATAGAAGCCCTGAGGCTGGTACGGGGTCTGCTCCTCCCCGTACTCCTCATATCTCAGCCGGGGCTGGAAGGGGTAGATGACTCCCGCCGAGGCCACCGCAGCCGCCCCGGCCCCAGGCACGCCTCCGTTACTCCGGTAATACACGTAGCTCTCATCGTAGGCCCTGGGGGCCTGCTCGTATGTCTCGTACTGACTGACAAAAGGGGGCTGGGGGTAGGGGAACTGCGCAGGATAAGATGGCTGCCGGTAGGTGGTCTGGGCGAAGGCGGAGGCTGCGGCTGCGGCTGAGCCCGATGAGACGACGGAGGAGGCGGAGCTCGCCTGTCGTTGCCGGGAGACCGAGGTGCGGGCCCTGGCCATCCCCGTGCTGTCCCCGACGGCCACTTCCCTCCAGTTTTCTGGCACCTGGCCGAAGCCGAACGGGTGCCGGGCCTGCCCTCGGATGGTGTCCGAGCCGGCCCTCCCCGGCAGCGAGGGGGCCTGCCTGCGGGTGGGGCGTCCCTGGCTCCTCCGCCGGGTCGTCTGCTGGGCCCCGGCCAGGAGCACCTGGGAGCTGCCGTCGCCTAGCACGCCGCCCGGGGGCAGGTACTCGGAGCCCGAGTTCAGAAGGCTGTACACCCGCCCGTTGTTCTCCCACTGGATCATCTGCCTCCAGGGGCTGGCGTCGGAGCTCTGCTGCGGAGGCTGCTGCTGTCCGCGGGTCAGGAGCAAGAGCCCGCAGCCCAGGAGCGCGCAGAGCTCCCAGCACACGCGGGCCATGGTCTCTGCGCCGTCTCGTCTCCCGCCTCCCCGGGGTCTGCACTAGTAGCGCGGGCCACAAAGCGCTGAGACGCCGCTTCTCCCGAGTCCCGCACCTCCCGACTGGTGTGTCCCTCCCTTCCCCGAGGCGTTGTGGGCAGCTCCTCTCCTCCCCCGGCTTCTAGCGCTGTCCATCCCGGGCCAGTCCCGAGCGGGAGGGTTCTCCGGACAGCAGCATGGCGAGGGCGAGGCGAGACGAGCTGAGGAGCCGAGAGGGCAGCAGCTGGCCGAGCCCGGGGGCTCCGTCTGGGGCAAGGCAGGGCAGGGCACGGCGCGGAGCCGGGCTGGACTTGGAGTCGCTCCCTGCAGGTCTGGCCCCAAGGACAGGACCACCGCCGGGAGGGGCTTTACATGGCTCCAGAgcgggatggggggggggggggactggccggttccctcctccctcctccccttctcccgcCCCTCCCTCAGTCCCTCTCCCCTTGGGTCTGGGGCCAGCCGGGCTGGCTCTTTCCCACTCTGAATGAATAAGCAACAGGCTGTGAAAAGTTTGGAAGTTTCAGAGCCGCCTGCTCCGTCTCGGGGCCCCGCCGCTGGGCCCTAGTGCCCGTCGGGTTTCAGCTATGCGGCCAGCCCCCGAGGCGCCTGGCCCTGGCTCTCAGCTCGTCAAGCCAAGCGGGGGGCCGCCCTCCCCTTTgatgaggagagaaggaagcagcCCCAGTGAAGACCCAGGACAAGGGAGGGGACCTGGGGGCGCGAGCAAAGGGGCGAGTCTCCTGCTCAGCTCTGTCCCAGTGGAGCGGATCCTGCAGGGCAGCTGCCCCACAAAGCCCCGGGTGGAGGGCGGGGGCTGCATCGCGCTTGCTTGCGGGCCCGGGAGCTTCTTTCTCGGCAGGGGACCGTTCCCCGCGCCCCGCCGTGAAAAGAGCTCTGGCTTTTATTTAAAAGGCCTCCTGGGAGCAGAGATTGAGGCTCGGAAAGGACCCCCGGGGCCGTGTAGCCCAAGCTCTTTGCACGGGAACGTGCAGAGGGAACATGTTTGGCTGAAGATTGCAGGGCTGCGGAACTGACTgactgaaaaagcatttattaaagactcACCAGGTCCCAAGCATTGGGTTtaattgagatttgaactctggttcctTGCCCATAATCCCAGGATAACCTTTTTTAGTCCTTATTTGTACTCATGAGCTGGGGGATCCTGGGAAGTGTGATTTGTTGAAAAGATCACCAGGTTCCAAGGAAGAGAACTTGGACTGGAAACCCAGTTTTGCTGGGAGAGCCAACCCCTTTCTGCATCTCAATCTtccttgtaaaatgaagggattggagtTTGGAGAATCTCGGCCTTCCTTACAGTTCTTTCTTCTAGCACCCTCTGCTACGGGATTCTGAACAGTTCTCCACTACCTAAGCTAGGTGCTAGAATCCCTGACTCTGATTTCCCACCCTTCTGGTCCCACTCAGTGATTTCAGAAGCAAAGAAGGAGCACCACTCCAAGCAGGAAGGTTATCTAGCCCAGACTCTTCATTTTCCAAAAAGAACACCCgaacccagaaaagttaagtggtcacacagctggcaacTATCTAGAACCTGAACCCATTTTTTCTGAGCTTCAAACCAAACATTCTATTCCTTGATGCTCCAGGTTGCAACCCTggcattttcccttcctttcccttccctttttgtttcttttcatttcttctctccttccttccttctttcttttcttccttccctccttccctctttccttccttcccttttcccttcccctcccttcctccctcccttcctcccttccttccttctttccttccttccctccttccttccttccttccttccttctttccttccttccttcttccttccttccttctttccttccttccttccttccttccttccttccttccttccttccttccttccttccttccttccttccttccttccttccttcatagaTCATCTAAACTAAGTCTTtccttttacagaaaagaaaattgagatacAATTTTCAAAGCCCAAACTTACTCATTAAATACATAGCAGAACTAGGAGTTCATCTCTCCTGCTCCTTAGTTGTTCAGTATTCTTTATCACTGTCTCCTCTTTGCTGTGATCAGTTTTGTCTTGGATACCCAAAGATGTGACATATAGAAGCACAGCAGCCATATAATGGCCCAACACCTTTCCTGGAGAAGATCACCAGTGGATCTCTCTCTATAATGTCTGCCCCAGGAGGTTCCAAGGGAGAACTGTGCCTTGCCAGAATAGACTCCCTTTGAGATCCAAAAGTAATGTTCAAACTTCATGTAGGTCATTTCACCTCCAGTTTTTCACTCTTCGAAGTGAGAGTAGAAAGAAAGATATGGTATTCTGAGTGGTGGAAAAGGGGCAGGGTTAGATCTAGACAAGGAGTCAGGAAATTGTAGTAGGCACTTATAGACAAGATTCGGACCCTAATTTGCTGTGTGATCATGAACAGATCATATAGAtctgtttctttcctcttctgtcaagTAAGAATGTCAAGTAAGAATTAGAGTTTCTAAGGTCCTTTATAGCCCAGAGGATCTGAAGTTCTATGAATTCCCCTCCTCCTCACTCTATTCTCTAGATAATTCTAGTTAGTagaaagtttaagaaactggggggagggagagtacaactaggtggcacagtgaatagagcacagggcttggagtcagaaaatctgagttcaaatccagcctcagacacttgctagctatgtgacaagtcactttacactatttcagttttctcctctgtaaaataaattgaagaaggaaatggcaaatcacttcagtgggtttttctaagaaaaacccaaaatgagGTCTTAAAAGACTAGATAGAACAACAACCATagggaaatggaaggagagagggaaattaGAAACCTGGATTTCTCAGGAGCTGGAAAAGGAGCCCTCAAAAATCAAGAATTTAGactctaaaagaaagaaaaaatgacttaCTAGGTTGAATGATTGAAGTGAAGTTAGggaaatctggatttaaatcctacctttgatacttattagttgtctAACCATGGGACAAATCATCTAGTAGAGACAGAGTCTcaggcagctctctaagactaAATAGTGGAAAGCAAGGTTGTAAAGAACACTGCAGGGCAGTCAGAGGTCCTGCATTCAGATCCCGATTCTGTGGATCCTACCCCatatgtgactttagacaagttacTCTTTGGGCATCagatcttcatctataaaatgagggggatggaCTTAGAAGgaagtctatgatcctatgaaattaCAAAGAGGTTGCCTTATCAAAGGGAGCACTTAAGCCCTTTTGTCATGAATTTCTGTTAGGAGTTAGGACTCCTAATAGGATCCCGGTAAATTCTGAAGTTGTCTCTATCATTTTTCTTGTTGGAGATCTGAGTTCTAAACCTGGATTCCACCAAGTATGGGATGCCCTTTAGGCAAAAACTTGGAGGTACAAAAGTACATTATGGATATAATAAGTGTCCTAGAAGCCTTGAAGGCAAATTCAACCCTGAAAACTAAAGGAAGGATGCTTCCTTGGGACTTTTAATCTAGCTGATTTGTACCCCCAAACTATATTGCTCTGCCACCAGGGTGAATTTGACCTCCAGCCCAGTGGAGGGAACAAGTGATGCTGAGCCGGTAAGCCAAGTCTCTAGGGAGTGATAGGCCCCTGTGACTCTTCCCTGTGCCTCTGAGAGGAGGTCAAAGTTCAGCCTGTCCCCAGGATGTCCAGAATCTTGTCTGAGTCTCCTCAAGGGAGAGAAATGAGATCAGCTCTGCCGGCCAGCCCTAAAGCTCAAGCTTACTCCAGGGCAGCGCTTGGTTTTCCTGCCCAGAACCTATCAGGGAGATTCTCATTCTCCTGCTTTTTCTGACTCTGGAGTTAAGGCAAGGGGAATACATTCAACATTTAGGGAGATTTCTCGGGCCTAGCTACTGGGCTTCGTGTCCAGCACCCAGACCACTCTGACCACTTGTTAGCTGCTACCATAGTCACTGAGACATTTCCCTGAGGCAGTCAGTCAGAGCAGGCAGGCCTTGGGAGAGTCCAAGGCCCAAGAGTTATTTTTACAATCCCATGGTTCCAGCCCACTGCTCTCATTGGGTTGCATTCTCAATTTGGACATAGCGTGAAATGTCTGCATGggtattttatttgttctttccttgAGTTTCTAATTGGGAgggagaagatggaaagagatgTCAAACTATTCTCATTCCACTGGCCATTAGGAAAAAATTTTTATGCCAAGgaactaactctctctctctctctctctctctctctctctctctctctctctctctctctctctgtctctctctctgtctctgtctctgtctctctctgtctctctctctgtctctgtttctctctgtatcccTGTCCCTCTTtatgtgtctctatctctctctctccccttcactAGCAGAAATCTAGGGAATGGGAAGAGAATATTGGTATAGGCAAGAACACAGAGAAGTTGAGGATTGATTGAAGATTGCTGAGATTTTTTTGGAGTTGGAATTGTAACAATTAAgctttcattttcacttttgagGATCTGGCTTTGCTGAACACAACACCCCCAAGGCAAGACCTTAAATCCCCTAGGAAGAGAAAGTCTCTTTTGGTTCTTTAGAGGTAGGTAGATTATATacaagagatggagaaagaagaggaggaagaagaaagccTGAGAAACAGGacttaaaacagaaaatgaaggaaaggaaaaaagaaaagtccacAGTTGTTTCTGTTGTGGGGGGGAAGAGGGTGGATTTTGTGGTGTCCAAAATACAGGACTAGAAGTTGATTGCTGAGAGATACATTTGTCAGTGTGATGATCATGGCCCAGAGAACTGGGGAAGACAGAATTCCACTTTGGGCATAAAGGCAAATGGTAACCCTGGACTTGGGGATCTATAATAGGAAATGACTGTCCAGAGCAGGACACTAGCCCTACATCTGGCTTAAGAGTCAGTATGGTATTTAgtatgaaatactttttttcctgaggggtctttaaatttttaaaaagcactctGAAAGCGAATCATCAAAGCTCAGCTTCTTGCATTTGCTCCTAGAAGCGACTAGGTTGTGCATCCGataagagtgctggacctggaatcagtaaaacctgagttcaaatccaacttcaaacTATTGGCGGGACCTTGGGaaggtcacttaacctttgtctgccccagtttcttcatctgtaaaatgagaataaccaTACACCTATCCCTCCAGACttattctgaggatcaaatgtggTAATAcatggaaagtgctttgaaatctTAAAGCTCCACATAGATGTTAGCTGTTAACCTGACCATATAAACTCTCCTCTGGATCTAATTAGGGAGCTGGTATGCTGGGCTGGGAGCCAGAGATCTGAGGTCAGGCCCCAGATGGCCTGTTATTGATGTGGTGAATTTGAAAAatcctctgagcctcagtttccccatgtgtacATGAAGGAATTGGACAAGATGCTCTCTAAAGACTCAGCGTTAACTCTCTTTGATCTTAGAAAGATATTTCAGGGCTGTTCAAGTCTCATTCCTCATTCTTGTCATCTCTTCTGAGATTTGAGGGCTGACCTCCCTTTAGGAGAGAAGTATCCAGAAGCCTTTTATTACATTGTATAATTCTGGGCAAATTTCTTCTCCAGATCTGGGCtgcttctttttattgttgttgttgttgttgtttgttgtttttgttcttatgttcttctccttctcctccttcttttcctcgttgttgttctcctcctccttttccttctcttcctcctccttcttttcttgttctcATTGTTGCTGCAattgttcttcttgttgttcttctcctcctcctccttttcttgttcttgttgttctccttctttccatcttttcttcttgttgtttttctttttcttgttctccttcttctcttcctcctcctcttcttcctttttttttcttattgttcttgttgtttttgttgtttttgttctgcTCCTCCtctacttctcctcctccttctctataCATTTCCCCaaagaggtcatctagtccaattcattTCTAAACAGAGTCCCCTCCACAATCCTGTTCCTAGCACcaattaaatgcttaataaatgatagttCTTTAATGGAGTACATTACTGAGAAGCAATAACCCAGATTTTTCTGGAAAAATTGTCAATGAAGGATAACTCTACTATCTCCCAAATTAGTTCATCTTACTTCTGGACAGCTTTAATTGTTAGTAAGCTTCCTACTCTTTTTTCCAAGATTAAATTGCCTCTTCATAGcctctattcttttttattatttaaaattagttCAGGCATGATTTTAATTGATatgcataataaaaaataaatataacaaataaagtCTTCCCTAATTATCCTAGATTTAAATTTACTCATGATTTGAACACATTCCAAGAGACACATATTGTGTCTCTTTCTGATCACTACATCTaaggaattatatttatttactggaatatcttttttttaaataactttttattgacagaacatatgcatgggtaattttttcaacattgtcccttgcaatcacttctgttccaacttttcccttccttcccctcccccctcccctagatggcaggtagacccatacatgttaaaatacatgttaaacatgttaaagtatatcttaaatacaatatatgtgtacacatccaTATAGTTCtctggttgcacaagaaaaattggattcagaaggtaaaataaaacttgggaagaaaaacaaaaatgcaagtagtccacattcattttccagtgttctttctctgggtgtagctgattctatccatcattgatcaattggaactgaattggatcttctcattgtcgaagaaatccacttccatcagaatatatcctcatatagtatcattgttgaagtgaataatgacctcctggttctgctcatttcactcaacatcagctaatgtaagtctctccaagcctctctgaaatcatcctgctggtcatttcttacagaacaatcatattccataacattcatatatcacaatttacccagccattctccaattggtgggcatccattcactttccagtttctagccactacaaacagggccgccacaaacattttggcacatacaggtccctttcctttctttagtatctctttgggtataagcccagtaatagcactgctggatcaaaagatatgcatagtttgatagccctttgggcttagttccaaattgctctccagaatggctgaatccaccaacaatgcatcagtgtcccagttttcccatatcccctccaacattcatctctatcttttcctgtcatcttagctaatctgagaggtatatagtgatatctcagagttgtcttaatttgcatttctctgatcaataatgatttggagtgtcttttcatatgagtagaaacagtttcaatttcatcatctgaaaattgttcatatcctttgaccatttatcaattagaatgCATAGCCTCTACTCTTGCTCCTAGTTCTGTTTTCTCAAGGAATCTAAACCCTAACATGATAGACTTTCAACtattcaaagaaaaccaaaatctgATACTCTaccagttttataacccttttaCCATTCCaggtctttattttattttattttaatcgtAACTGCTGTCTTGCAacatctttcccctcccccatataCAAAGAAATTCTGTGCTGGGAAAATGCATTTTTGGAACTCAAGGGTAAAACTGGACAGTTGGCATGTAGCTATAGATCACAGAATAGGAAGGAAGAAGTTCTTTGAGGTATAAGTCCCTTATTTTCCATGAGACTCAGAGAGGTATCAAGTGACTTGCTCCTAAGTGTTCTCCTACTTAGTAACAGATCCAGGctccagttttctcttcttttgcccATTCCTTCTCTTTGTTCTTGATCCTTTTGCTTGGTAGAACTCCCCCAGGGTGACATCAGACCCATTGTTTGCTTCACTTTGTCAGATACAGTGTGACCAAGGACCAGTAGTATCAATAACTCCCCAATATTCCTTCTTTTATCTAAATGGCCTTCTGCTTATGGATCATAGGGCTCTATTCCCTGTCCACTGAAAAGAAAATGGACCTCACTTGTAATGCTCAAACTTTTAGACTTTCTGCTTCAGTCAACTCATCTTCTGGAACTTAACTTGTGGGTTCTTTTATAGCATCTTTCACGTAGTCTTTCTCCTCTCCTACATTAGAGCCTAGATTCAGGACACTGGGGTACTTAAAAACCTTGGCTTCTTTAGCTCATTGACTTCCTACTACCTTAAGGGTAAagtgcaaacttttttttttgcggTTTTTTATCTTACTTCTAAGTCTGGCTCCATTTGACTCCACCTTACCTTCCCAGCTTTATTTCAAATGATTCTCATTTGTGTGCTTTAAGTTCCTACCAATTTGGACAAATGTGATCTGTCATTCCTTGCCTTTCTGCATTCCCATCAACTGTGTCTTTGAATGGGAATTCTCCTTCTCATCTGATTTGCAggatctttcccttctcttaaaACTCAGGTTCGTTGCTGCCCCATCAAAGCCCTGATCTCCCCACAAATTATCTTCTTCTAAATTCCCTCAATCCCTTTGGGATTCTCCTTTGCCCCCCATCACACCCAGATGTGTACTTCTCTGTACATTCATTTTCTACctatccctctcttccccccaagaTAATGGAAGCTGTGGGAGGGCAGAAACTGTTGGCAGTCTTTGGCAATTTCTTCCAGCCTAGAACAGAGGGATCTGTCTCTCCGTTACTGCACAGCTAAGAAAACAGAGATGAGTGACCTGTCCAAGGCCATAT
Proteins encoded:
- the LOC127551998 gene encoding lysyl oxidase homolog 1-like, translated to MARVCWELCALLGCGLLLLTRGQQQPPQQSSDASPWRQMIQWENNGRVYSLLNSGSEYLPPGGVLGDGSSQVLLAGAQQTTRRRSQGRPTRRQAPSLPGRAGSDTIRGQARHPFGFGQVPENWREVAVGDSTGMARARTSVSRQRQASSASSVVSSGSAAAAASAFAQTTYRQPSYPAQFPYPQPPFVSQYETYEQAPRAYDESYVYYRSNGGVPGAGAAAVASAGVIYPFQPRLRYEEYGEEQTPYQPQGFYPAQEVPLMPVPQPQPQPQPSDGLDRRYSHSLYHEGTTNFDQAYQDTYNSVPGQVVPGQVVPGQGAAAPESPQVNGGSSPALGPGYVTDPRLGWQSPYANVPPEAYIPPRVVEPQPPFRVLEPYGSAPRAEPYLPIRSSEAPPLGGDRQGAQQGRVSVGSVYRPNQNGRGLPDLVPDPNYVQASTYVQRAHLYSLRCAAEEKCLASTAYSPEATDYDVRVLLRFPQRVKNQGSADFLPNRPRHTWEWHSCHQHYHSMDEFSHYDLLDATTGRKVAEGHKASFCLEDTTCDFGNLKRYACTSHTQGLSPGCYDTYNADIDCQWIDITDVQPGNYILKVQVNPKYIVQESDFTNNVVRCNIHYTGRYVATTNCKIAQS